In the Uranotaenia lowii strain MFRU-FL chromosome 1, ASM2978415v1, whole genome shotgun sequence genome, caaaaatgacaaaaatgacaaaaatgacaaaaatgacaaaaatgacaaaaatgacaaaaatgacaaaaatgacaaaaatgacaaaaatgacaaaaatgacaaaaatgacaaaaatcacaaaaataagaaaaatgaaaaaaatgacaaaaatgacaaatatgacaaaaatgacaaaaatgacaaaaatgacagaaatggcagaaatgacaaaaatgacaaaaatgacaaatatgacaaaaatgacaaaaatgacaaaaatgacagaaatggcagaaatgacaaaaatgacaaaaatgacaaaaatgacaaaaataacaaaaatgataaaaatgacagaaaataacacaaatgacaaaaatgacaaaaatgacaaaaatgacaaaaatgacaaaaatgacaaaaatgacaaaaatgacaaaaatgacaaaaatgacaaaaatgacaaaaatgacaaaaatgacaaaaatgacaaaaatgacaaaaatgacaaaaatgacaaaaatgacaaaaatgacaaaaatgacaaaaatgacaaaaatgacaaaaatgacaaaaatgacaaaaatgacaaaaatgacaaaaatgacaaaaatgacaaaaatgacaaaaatgacaaaaatgacaaaaatgacaaaaatgacaaaaatgacaaaaatgacaaaaataacaaaaatgacaaaaatgacaaaaatgacaaaaatggcaaaaatgacaaaaatgacaaaaatgacaaaaatgacaaaaatgacaaaaatgacaaaaatgacaaaaatgacaaaaatgacaaaaatgacaaaaatgacaaaaatgacaaaaatgacaaaaatgacaaaaatgacaaaaatgacaaaaacgacaaaaatgacaaaaatgataaaaatgataaaaatgacaaaaatgacaaaaaatgacaaatatgacaaaaatgacaaaaatgacaaaaatgacaaaaatgacaaaaatgacaaaaatgccaaaaatgcccaaaatgccaaaaatgacaaaaatgacaaaaatgacaaaaatgacaaaaatgacaaaaatgacaaaaatgacaaaaatgacaaaaatgacaaaaatgacaaaaataacaaaaatgacagaaatgacaaaaatgaaaattatgacaaaaataaaaagcaaaaatgacaaaagtgataataatgacaaaaatgacacaaatgacaaaaatagcaaaaatgaccgaaatggcAGAAATCATTGTCCCTTACTGTTCCTAAATATGTGGAAAAAGATGCTTGATTTGATGATTggatttcatattatttttttttctgcgaaaACCTTTATTGTATTCACTTATAAttcaaaagatttgaattcaacttctttaatttcttaacaatattcttaaattcttagTGACGCACTTTTTCTCCGTGCTAATCGATGATTGATCATTTGACATCAACGTGGCGCTAGCGTCGCTTGAACGAATAAAAAATGACAGCGCTTTGTTTTGTTGCCATTTTTCGTCGTCGGCGGAGAAAGTGACAAGCAAAAATTGTGTGAACCCTCGAAAAAGGTTGTGTTGTGGCTGCTAGAAATTCATTTTCCGTGATTTTATTCTGTTCGGTGCTAAATGGAATATATCTGAACCCTTGGCTAGCCATTCAGTTGCGTGAATCCGTGGGTAACCTTAGTATTTTCGTAACAAGTAGAGTAGGTTGCTGTCGTTTGTCAATTTCCGGTCGCCGTCAATCGTCTTGGAAATCAAGCAGAAAAAAGCAAACATCATGAGCACCACAGTTCCAGCTATCTGCAAGGATCTGGACGGGGACGACCGCTGGCTGAGCATCCACAAGCGCTTCCTGCAGGAGTGCAAGGAACGGGATCCGGACGTGATGTTCATTGGGGACTGTATTCTGGAGTCGTTACAGTTCACCGATTTCTGGAACAGCCATTTCGTGCCGATGCATTGTCTAAATTTTAGCATACGCAACGATCGGATCCAGAATGTGCTCTGGAGGTTGCAGAACGGGGAGCTGGAAAGTGTCCGGCCCAAGGTGGTGGTGCTGCACGTGGGAACCAATAACATTAGCGAAAGCGCCGAAGAGGTGTGCGAAGGGCTGCTGCAACTGGTGGCCACCGTGAGGGGCAAGCTGCCGGAGGCTTACATCGTTCTTCCGGTGAGAAAcctttcagaatttttatttgaaaaatcgaaataacTCTCTTTTCTGTATTATAGCTGAAATTTATCTATTAGGATGATTGtaaaattattattctttatATCGGATTTGGTTCGACAACGTTTCGATAATTAAACGTCGATTTCCAAACCTCTGATTGAACTTCATATTTGAAAtgtcattaaattttattcaaattgagttcatttcaacatttaacttttgaaaataatccgTTGGTATGTTGCATTCAAAATCATGCAGTTGCATAAAGAAAGGCGTTTTATATTCGTAATTATGAAAATGTTTAAGCTTAGATTTGATAGTATAGCTTCGGGCGTTCTCTTAGTGCAACCAGAATACAATATCAAACTTCATTTGTTATTTCAATTTGTTATTTGACTGACCTTTGTCTGATTCCAAACTTAAATTTCACACCGTTTAAAATTGgtctgacaaaattatgacgtttgaatgaaaattttgtcaagtttattTCGACAGTTTCTCCACAGCGATGCTAtggttttttcgagttttgtttCGCTGGAaataattcatgattttttaagaattgaacGTTAAAAGCAGAAAGACTTTGTTTATaagccgtttttttttaagtgcggAACAAACATAAGGTCAAGTTTTTGCTGCACATTTCCAAAAAGCCTTAACTTGGTCATAAATCTCAGTTGCTGACCTTAGAAATTTAGTGTTGAATGCTATATTTATACATTTGGCAACAAAATGATGTAACCAAGAAAAAAGCTCAGcatcaatttgtttatttaccgTATAcagttaggaaaaaaaaatatgcggaCTGATTCTAATTAAGTCCTTTAAAACTGTTATGAAGTCCGGAAAACTAAGTTAACTTTAAGTTATTAAAGTGTTCAAACCATTTCATTTCATCAGAATCGAGAGCGACAAAAGTGGATAATCGTATGATAAAAAAGTGTTAAATGTTATTATAATTCATTGCAAAATATATTAATAGATAAAGAAAAGGCCTGGATAcgggaaaaaaaaggaattgaatATTCGTAGTATAAGACCTTTAAATAAGAGAGGGAAGCCTATCACACGACCAGAAAACAACCTCACATTTTCAGCTATCGATCTAGCATTAGCTACAGTAGTACTTGCTGGTAAAATGAACTGTTAATAAATGAGACAGATTTATAATCTGATCACTCATTAATAGAATGCAATCTTTTTGATTACAATAAATTAGACAAtaacaaaactataaacttaattaataaatacaaaatcaaaatcaaaaaacagaaacaatcttactaaaaaagattaaaaacaagcgaatacaaatttaaaaataaaaattatgaattatcGGAAAAGGATCCTTGCTAAAATCAACCAGAAAACTCCAGTCAATCACATGTGGAAAATTCTCAAGACTATAGAAGAAAACatataacaaaatgaaaaccTAGAACTAATTACAGACGAAAAATTAGCAAATAATTTCAAGGAcactaattttgaaaaaaaaacaaacatagaAAAATTCTAATCTAATAACTTTGaagcaaatgaagaaaaatacgCGGATTAGTAGATATAAACAGAAAGAAGGTGAGTAAGGATTCGGTTCCTACCGTAACCAGACtttttcgagcaagttttatTCTAGCACGTATTCCGCCATGTTGGAGCATCAAAGTGAGCTCCATCGTCTGCTCTGGGcgttatcttaattttttttcctctttttccaGCTTTAAGATTGAAACGAACtgatttattataaaattgGGAGCTTAAGGGCACCTCCGTGGGCATGGTAAGAGGCtcatttatatcactttgatatAAATGGGTATGCCTTGTCGCGCAAGATCTTAAAGAATCGAATAGTGATAGTATCACACCAGATCTTGCGAACACGAACGGATCTCTGATGAACACCAGTGAAACGGAACCTACGTGTTGGCCCCACGGCTTTAAACAAACGTCTTACCAGTGTTCAATATGGTCCGATCAGTATTGATTGTTTGACctgatataatttttcatacaatttgtttaataaagttttatatttcagcTCCGGTATTCTGTAGGTCCAGATGTGTCCCCGTATCCTAGTCTGTAATGGGTCACGGGTTAATAACTGTTCAATGTGTTACTAGGCAAGGTAAAGGTAGTAGTATTcgtctccccaatgctctagtaagtgtgcatttgcggtttatgaatttcgaaggattattcttaaatcaagcaatttacaagaactagaggctcattggatcAGAATGCTTTTTGGACAGTTTCCTGTTAACAATAATTCTTTCTCGTTTCAACGCTTTTTGGTAGATTCGTCTATTGTTCGGTTAGGCTTGAAATTCAATTAAGGTAGTCGAAGAAAGAtgttacgattttgaaaaacaataatataaagGCAGTCCAGGAAGATAATATTGGGAATTAAAAATAGAAGTGTTATTTCTTTCAACCGAAACAGATTGAGGAAAGTTGCTCTGAGAAGATGTTCAGAGTTAGCGATGATGCTTTAGAGGAACAGCATTGTCATTAGTAGTATGGTCTTGTTTGGttatttatcaattattttattgtttgtgtaacgtagatttttttaacaattgctGCAGTGATAAACACCTTTTAATGGAGATTCTGTTTTATGGTATCCAAGCTGTTAATATAATTACAGAGTAGCCacacatttgttttgaatctcTAAAGACTTactcatttgtaaatatttttatacgcCAATCTATGCTAATCTCAAGAGAAAACTATCATGGGctcaaagtttttgaatcgagtaaggttaggtgacagGTAGGGCCCAACATAACACtattcactgtgacaacaaacctcagtcctacaaaggctactatttgttgctcacttcacatgacacaatactactcactgtgacaacaaaattcaaacattgctcacttcacatgacacaatattactcactgtgacaac is a window encoding:
- the LOC129751977 gene encoding platelet-activating factor acetylhydrolase IB subunit beta homolog produces the protein MSTTVPAICKDLDGDDRWLSIHKRFLQECKERDPDVMFIGDCILESLQFTDFWNSHFVPMHCLNFSIRNDRIQNVLWRLQNGELESVRPKVVVLHVGTNNISESAEEVCEGLLQLVATVRGKLPEAYIVLPTLLPRGHQPNPLRDKNAQVNALLKERCIGMNRVQIVCVDGGLIQSDGTISHHDMFDYLNLTNMGSKKVFEPVWDLLHQILTENEKERDLTPSE